DNA from Patescibacteria group bacterium:
GCTGTCCTACCATTGGACGATCCCCCAAAATTCTAATTATTTTTAAACAGCTCCCCCGCCAGAGGCGGGCAAGAAAGGCTGCTGTCCTACGCGCCCGCCTTGGGCGGGCCATTGGACGATCCCCCAATTCATTTTATTCCGTTTTCATTGAGCCACTTCCGACCTTGTCCCGATTTTAAAAATTTTTCTCTTTCAAAGGCAACTTTTCTCTCTTGGTAATTTTCTATAAACATTAACTGCCACGGGCAATGGCCACTGGTAAAAACATAATCCCCTTTGTTGTGTCGACGAAGTCTTTCCTGTG
Protein-coding regions in this window:
- a CDS encoding GIY-YIG nuclease family protein, with translation MPYQVYVLKSLKDGIRYVGCGSDAQERLRRHNKGDYVFTSGHCPWQLMFIENYQERKVAFEREKFLKSGQGRKWLNENGIK